The following proteins come from a genomic window of Elusimicrobiota bacterium:
- a CDS encoding N-acetyltransferase has product MIKVRRARIADVRPIHKLLGVFAEKRELLPRAISELYENLQQFHVAEDRGRVVGCCSLAVQWDNLAEVKALAVDPDYQGRGLGRKLVEACLKDADTLGVTKVFALTMKDGFFDKIGFDRVVKNALPHKVWTECVRCPYFPDTCVEIAMVKTLSGPAPAPAFKAADLPADGTVPVEPTGFAPVQDRPMRRRNKT; this is encoded by the coding sequence ATGATCAAAGTCCGACGCGCGCGCATCGCGGACGTTCGTCCGATCCATAAATTGTTGGGAGTTTTCGCCGAAAAGCGGGAATTGTTGCCCCGCGCGATTTCGGAGTTGTACGAGAATCTCCAGCAGTTCCACGTCGCCGAGGACCGGGGGCGTGTGGTGGGTTGCTGTTCGCTCGCCGTGCAATGGGACAATTTGGCCGAGGTGAAAGCCCTGGCCGTCGACCCCGATTACCAGGGCCGCGGGCTGGGGCGGAAGCTGGTCGAAGCCTGCCTGAAAGACGCCGACACGCTGGGTGTCACCAAGGTGTTCGCCTTGACCATGAAAGACGGTTTCTTCGACAAAATCGGGTTCGACCGGGTGGTGAAGAACGCCCTCCCCCACAAGGTGTGGACGGAGTGTGTGCGATGCCCTTACTTCCCCGACACCTGCGTTGAAATCGCGATGGTGAAAACTTTGAGCGGTCCGGCGCCCGCGCCGGCGTTCAAGGCGGCCGATTTACCGGCGGACGGCACGGTGCCGGTGGAGCCCACGGGGTTTGCCCCGGTTCAGGACCGTCCGATGCGGCGCAGGAACAAAACTTGA
- a CDS encoding LysR family transcriptional regulator, with protein sequence MQIEALKLFSDAARLGSFSKAGAANGVTQSTVSQAVQGLEQRLGAVLIDRSHRPWGLTPAGRIFLDGVRDLLERFSALERRIQGRPDGGEARIAAIYSVGLRHMREFEAAFARAHPSVRLRVEYLHPDKVLEAVREERADLGIVSFPPRSREWEITRWRTEPMVVACAPGHPFAALKEIDPARLAGQPFVAFDRGLRVRREVDRFLRRHGVTVRVEMEFDNIEAIKKAVEIGPGLSLLPSPTLERETRAGTLAQVPLKATTFVRPLGLVRRRGRPLSAAVRLTLAELRRDARAQ encoded by the coding sequence ATGCAGATCGAAGCCCTCAAACTCTTTAGCGACGCGGCGCGCCTCGGCAGTTTCTCCAAGGCGGGCGCGGCGAACGGTGTCACCCAGTCGACCGTCAGTCAAGCGGTCCAGGGGCTCGAACAGCGGTTGGGCGCGGTCCTCATCGACCGGTCCCACCGGCCCTGGGGGCTGACCCCCGCGGGGCGGATCTTTCTCGACGGCGTGCGGGACCTGCTGGAGCGTTTTTCGGCCCTCGAACGGCGGATCCAAGGGCGTCCCGATGGGGGCGAAGCGCGGATCGCCGCCATTTACTCGGTGGGCCTGCGGCACATGCGGGAGTTTGAAGCGGCCTTCGCCCGGGCCCATCCCTCGGTTCGGTTGCGGGTCGAGTACCTCCATCCGGACAAAGTGTTGGAGGCGGTGCGCGAAGAGCGCGCGGACCTGGGCATCGTGTCGTTTCCGCCCCGTTCGCGCGAATGGGAGATCACCCGTTGGCGCACCGAACCCATGGTGGTGGCCTGCGCCCCGGGCCACCCCTTCGCGGCCCTGAAAGAAATCGACCCCGCGAGGTTGGCGGGTCAACCCTTTGTCGCCTTTGACCGGGGACTGCGGGTGCGCCGGGAAGTGGATCGGTTTTTGAGGCGGCACGGCGTCACCGTTCGCGTCGAAATGGAATTTGATAACATCGAGGCGATCAAAAAGGCCGTGGAGATCGGCCCCGGCCTTTCTCTCCTGCCAAGCCCCACGCTGGAGCGCGAAACGCGCGCGGGGACCCTGGCCCAAGTTCCTTTGAAAGCGACAACGTTTGTTCGTCCCCTGGGCCTCGTTCGGCGCCGGGGGCGGCCTCTGTCGGCGGCGGTCCGTTTGACGCTGGCGGAGCTTCGGCGCGACGCCCGCGCCCAATAA
- a CDS encoding tetratricopeptide repeat protein: protein MVTALSLLAKAERLFAREAWAPALALLRRRVDPADPFLSAEILFKKAECERALGFYKEALTHHLQARSLYGRLRVPTEEQRATVGASRCLRVLSRYREANRLWGDLPTSKNIGGDVPLERALVFRGLGRFPDARRALAQARAAFARGGDAAGLQHAYWALGGLERFSGRLQRALPAFAAAARWARRNGDESSRAFALCGLAGVERVLGLDGASLDHYREASRIFEKLKDPFGRAYGLCGRANALRTFGDPRPTLDLYRRSAALYRRLGDASSEGFARWGLGGSLRRLRRFKGSARAYETALTLFRKSDDPRGAVMALLGRARLSEDTGHAVRAARDRAAALAAARRHGLPYEAALARREAGARRALSPFGVPDGALRRWQDIP, encoded by the coding sequence ATGGTGACCGCCCTTTCCTTGCTCGCCAAGGCGGAGCGCCTTTTTGCCCGGGAAGCCTGGGCGCCGGCCCTCGCCCTCTTGCGTCGCCGCGTCGATCCCGCGGACCCTTTCCTTTCCGCCGAAATCCTCTTCAAAAAGGCCGAATGCGAGCGGGCCCTTGGGTTTTACAAAGAGGCCTTAACCCACCACCTCCAAGCCCGTTCGCTTTACGGGCGACTTCGCGTTCCCACCGAGGAACAGCGCGCCACCGTGGGGGCCAGCCGATGCCTCCGCGTCTTGAGCCGCTATCGGGAGGCCAACCGTCTCTGGGGGGACCTTCCCACGTCAAAAAACATCGGGGGGGACGTCCCTCTTGAAAGGGCCCTGGTCTTCCGGGGACTGGGACGCTTCCCCGACGCCCGCCGCGCCTTGGCCCAGGCCCGCGCGGCGTTCGCCCGCGGGGGGGACGCCGCCGGCCTGCAACACGCTTATTGGGCCCTGGGCGGTCTGGAGCGGTTTTCTGGGCGGCTTCAACGGGCCCTTCCCGCGTTCGCGGCGGCGGCCCGTTGGGCGCGAAGGAACGGTGACGAGTCCTCCCGCGCCTTCGCCCTCTGCGGTTTGGCCGGTGTGGAGCGCGTGTTGGGCCTCGATGGCGCCTCCCTTGACCATTACCGCGAAGCCTCCCGAATTTTTGAAAAACTCAAGGACCCCTTTGGACGCGCCTACGGTCTCTGCGGCCGGGCGAACGCGCTCCGGACGTTTGGGGACCCCCGCCCGACGCTCGATCTTTACCGACGCTCCGCCGCCCTTTACCGCCGGTTGGGGGACGCCAGCAGCGAGGGCTTCGCCCGGTGGGGCCTCGGGGGAAGCCTGCGGCGTCTTCGGCGGTTTAAGGGGTCGGCCCGCGCCTACGAAACCGCTTTAACCCTCTTCCGAAAATCCGACGACCCGCGGGGCGCGGTGATGGCTCTTTTGGGTCGGGCGCGCCTGTCCGAGGACACCGGGCACGCGGTCCGGGCGGCCCGGGACCGTGCCGCCGCGCTTGCCGCCGCCCGTCGCCACGGCCTGCCTTACGAAGCCGCCTTGGCCCGCCGGGAAGCCGGCGCCCGCCGCGCGCTCTCCCCGTTCGGCGTGCCGGACGGCGCCCTCCGTCGCTGGCAAGACATCCCTTAA
- the rpsI gene encoding 30S ribosomal protein S9: protein MTEATLEITRQNPLWAVGRRKTAIARVRVVPGEGRVVVNGKAVEEFFGGNERQKASVLAPLRVSKTLAGYDVFVSSSGGGITGQAEAIRLGISRALVEMDPKLRGPLRAKGFLTRDPRMVERKKPGQPKARKRYQHSKR from the coding sequence ATGACCGAAGCGACGTTGGAAATCACCCGTCAAAACCCCCTTTGGGCGGTGGGACGGCGCAAGACCGCCATCGCGCGCGTGCGCGTGGTGCCCGGGGAAGGCCGCGTGGTGGTCAACGGCAAGGCGGTCGAGGAATTTTTCGGCGGCAACGAACGGCAAAAAGCGTCCGTGTTGGCGCCGTTGCGCGTTTCCAAGACCCTCGCCGGCTACGACGTGTTCGTCAGCAGCTCGGGCGGGGGCATCACCGGGCAGGCGGAAGCCATTCGCTTGGGCATTTCCCGCGCCCTCGTGGAGATGGACCCCAAGCTCCGCGGCCCGTTGCGTGCCAAGGGTTTCCTCACCCGCGACCCGCGTATGGTGGAGCGCAAGAAACCCGGCCAACCCAAGGCCCGCAAGCGCTACCAACACTCCAAACGGTAA
- the rplM gene encoding 50S ribosomal protein L13 produces the protein MLTKTTQHPKSVPAVRRWHLVDAEGVALGRLASLAAELLRGKGKADFTNHVDRGDGVVVVNASKVVLTGNKKTQKMDFRASGYRGGQTLTPYGRLLEQKPERAVELAVSGMLPKNRLRSRFMRRLKVFRNADGAGKYPVAVTVDTKNPKNKSGGPFVAAAK, from the coding sequence ATGTTAACCAAAACCACGCAACACCCAAAATCGGTGCCGGCCGTCCGCCGCTGGCACTTGGTCGACGCCGAGGGCGTCGCTCTCGGCCGCCTGGCTTCCCTGGCCGCCGAGCTCCTGCGCGGCAAAGGCAAGGCCGATTTCACCAACCACGTGGACCGGGGCGACGGCGTTGTCGTCGTCAACGCGTCCAAAGTCGTCTTGACCGGTAATAAAAAGACCCAAAAAATGGATTTTCGCGCCTCGGGGTACCGCGGCGGGCAAACCCTCACCCCCTACGGCCGCTTGTTGGAGCAAAAGCCGGAGCGCGCCGTGGAGTTGGCCGTGTCCGGCATGTTGCCCAAAAACCGTTTGCGCAGCCGGTTCATGCGACGCTTGAAAGTTTTCCGCAACGCCGACGGGGCCGGAAAATATCCCGTCGCCGTGACCGTTGACACAAAAAATCCCAAGAACAAATCCGGCGGGCCCTTTGTGGCCGCCGCGAAGTAG
- a CDS encoding 2-oxoacid:acceptor oxidoreductase family protein has product MDKRFLKEEGVAPYTGNELILKGALEGGVALLTGYPGSPVSEVFDAITRVSDLLLEKGIVAQMANNEGLAAARLNGARLAGLRALAVMKSVGMHVAADGLAIGNLAESKKPEGGALVIVGDDPWNETTQINSDSRFLSLHLHMPVIEPATFQELKDWIREAFELSGASDLYLTMVLTTNQADGGGSVQCRPNLYPRLNHHHRATLSSAQLPVDHTVMIPPHTSLREATLASRFERLLDAVRARGLNRVDPASGADRPTVGFVTAGLSYCYLAQALREMGLEGRFPILKFGVTYPLDEALLVDFAAGVDHLVVVEEKRDFLETQVLRALQRARQEGRAPRVPAVWGKKFPDEKEGFPVVRGLNSSIVFEKLHPLLSTLAPAAAAAARATAEPVLALIQDAGRRVVSIPVRTPTFCPGCPHRDSSTVAKALKKDFLNADYMAGEGRDPMDVIFHGESGCHSMLQFEPNVGLMQDYSGMGLGGGTGSGMDPFIKNKQVVFLGDSTFFHSGMVAVSDSIKNNQDITYIILENGTTAMTGHQPTPGSSSDVLAQRTFAQNIEQVVRGLSRDSVPIFRVNPGYQDAYRKLLEDVVLRPGVKIIIADKECGITYQRRVRREKKRVVKEQGYLPEERFINITPEVCETCLECTNATGCPGLAIEDTLHGPKIVTDRSLCVSDGACAKGKVCPSFEEVIVHRRAPTAGKEGTVDETLPSRAAPRLEDTWYCYTAGVGGMGSGVTTGILVQAGLLEGYHVLFADKKGLAIRNGGVYGHVIFSREPKIHAPLVPYGRADLLLGIDLLEAARGLDNRMNLRVASPGRTDAVVNTHKMPTVRTLLGKEDFSVAGLEEAIKAATRGYLGLDFAGVSEAYFGNRLYANVLLLGAAYEKGHLPLSMENLKKAIALMVPVQDREENLRAFDVGRRAAARPEEFSAFSPRLPGYWEVLEDRAQLLRASRPLRGRAWSRDYRRVMDEASRWMDLPEADRARMAQYVYDLIQWGGPSYARRYLTRLWAVYKKDTPARGHRATRAVLDNLARVMAIKDEVYVAHLLTSPEKRRRDRSRYNIDESRGDRLEYVHLNRPRFTLFGRDIQFDWRSRDWQLMVMKRLGVLRRLLPAWHRREREFLEWYEGVVDGFNLFTDDGAYDLYVEALSAPAEAKGYREIRYPKMDAVRSRVEELRARWNARVPAGAARSAQK; this is encoded by the coding sequence GGGGGCCCTGGAGGGGGGCGTCGCCCTTTTGACCGGCTACCCGGGCTCCCCCGTGTCCGAGGTTTTCGACGCCATCACGCGGGTATCGGATCTCCTGTTGGAAAAAGGCATCGTCGCCCAAATGGCGAACAACGAAGGGCTGGCCGCGGCGCGGCTCAACGGCGCGCGCTTGGCGGGCCTGCGGGCCCTCGCCGTCATGAAATCCGTGGGCATGCACGTGGCCGCCGATGGGTTGGCCATCGGCAATCTGGCCGAATCGAAAAAACCCGAGGGCGGCGCGCTCGTCATCGTCGGCGACGACCCCTGGAACGAAACCACCCAGATCAACTCCGACTCCCGTTTCTTGAGCCTTCACCTCCACATGCCGGTCATCGAGCCGGCGACGTTCCAGGAATTGAAGGATTGGATTCGGGAGGCTTTTGAACTTTCCGGCGCTTCCGACCTTTACCTGACGATGGTCCTGACGACGAACCAGGCCGACGGGGGGGGGTCCGTCCAGTGCCGGCCCAATTTGTACCCGCGGCTCAATCACCACCACCGGGCGACCCTGTCCAGCGCCCAACTGCCCGTGGACCATACGGTCATGATTCCGCCCCACACTTCCCTGCGGGAAGCCACTTTGGCGTCGCGGTTCGAACGCCTTCTGGACGCGGTGCGGGCGCGGGGGTTGAACCGCGTCGACCCGGCCTCCGGGGCCGATCGACCGACGGTGGGGTTCGTCACGGCCGGTTTGTCGTATTGCTACCTTGCCCAGGCCCTGCGGGAGATGGGGCTGGAGGGGCGCTTCCCGATTTTGAAGTTCGGCGTCACCTACCCCTTGGACGAGGCGTTGTTGGTGGATTTCGCCGCCGGGGTGGACCACCTCGTGGTTGTTGAGGAAAAGCGCGACTTTTTGGAGACCCAGGTGCTACGCGCGCTCCAGCGCGCCCGCCAGGAGGGGCGCGCCCCGCGCGTTCCGGCCGTGTGGGGAAAAAAGTTCCCCGACGAAAAAGAGGGGTTTCCCGTGGTGCGCGGCCTCAACAGTTCGATCGTTTTCGAAAAACTCCACCCGCTCCTGAGCACTCTGGCGCCCGCGGCCGCCGCGGCCGCGCGGGCCACCGCCGAACCGGTCCTGGCGCTGATTCAAGACGCCGGCCGGCGCGTGGTGTCGATCCCGGTGCGCACGCCGACGTTTTGCCCCGGCTGCCCCCACCGGGACTCTTCCACCGTGGCCAAAGCATTGAAAAAGGATTTTCTGAACGCCGACTACATGGCCGGCGAGGGGCGGGACCCCATGGACGTGATTTTCCACGGGGAGTCGGGGTGCCACTCCATGCTGCAGTTCGAACCCAACGTGGGCCTGATGCAGGACTATTCGGGCATGGGCTTGGGCGGCGGCACGGGCTCGGGAATGGATCCCTTCATTAAAAACAAACAGGTCGTCTTTTTGGGGGACTCCACGTTTTTCCATTCGGGCATGGTCGCGGTGTCGGATTCCATCAAGAACAACCAGGACATCACTTACATCATCCTGGAAAACGGCACGACGGCCATGACGGGCCATCAACCCACGCCGGGCTCCTCGTCCGACGTGCTGGCCCAGCGGACCTTCGCCCAAAACATCGAGCAGGTGGTGCGGGGTTTGTCCCGGGATTCCGTGCCCATTTTCCGCGTGAACCCCGGTTACCAAGACGCCTACCGGAAATTGCTTGAGGACGTGGTTCTCCGCCCGGGGGTTAAAATCATCATCGCCGATAAGGAGTGCGGCATCACCTACCAACGTCGCGTGCGCCGGGAAAAAAAGCGCGTCGTCAAAGAGCAGGGTTATTTGCCGGAAGAACGCTTTATCAACATCACCCCGGAGGTTTGTGAGACGTGCCTGGAGTGCACCAACGCCACGGGCTGCCCCGGCCTGGCCATCGAGGACACGTTGCACGGGCCGAAGATCGTGACCGACCGGTCCCTCTGCGTGTCCGACGGGGCCTGCGCCAAGGGCAAGGTCTGCCCTTCGTTTGAGGAAGTGATCGTCCACCGCCGCGCTCCCACCGCGGGCAAGGAGGGAACCGTTGACGAGACGCTCCCGTCCCGCGCCGCGCCGCGGCTCGAAGACACCTGGTATTGCTACACCGCGGGCGTGGGCGGGATGGGCTCGGGTGTCACCACGGGGATTCTGGTTCAAGCGGGTCTTCTGGAAGGTTACCACGTCCTGTTCGCCGACAAAAAGGGCCTGGCCATCCGCAACGGCGGGGTTTACGGGCATGTGATTTTTTCCCGGGAGCCCAAGATCCACGCGCCCCTCGTTCCCTACGGCCGGGCGGACCTTTTGTTGGGCATCGACCTGCTCGAAGCCGCCCGGGGGCTCGACAACCGCATGAACCTGCGGGTCGCCTCGCCGGGGCGCACCGACGCCGTCGTCAACACCCACAAGATGCCGACCGTCCGAACCCTGCTCGGGAAAGAGGATTTTTCGGTGGCGGGCCTCGAGGAGGCGATCAAGGCCGCCACCCGCGGGTATTTGGGGTTGGATTTCGCCGGCGTCTCCGAGGCCTATTTTGGAAACCGCCTGTACGCCAACGTGCTTTTGCTGGGCGCGGCCTACGAAAAGGGTCATCTGCCCTTGTCCATGGAGAATCTCAAAAAGGCCATCGCGCTGATGGTTCCGGTGCAGGATCGTGAGGAGAACCTGCGGGCCTTCGACGTGGGACGGCGGGCGGCGGCCCGGCCGGAGGAGTTCTCGGCCTTTTCGCCCCGTCTGCCCGGGTATTGGGAGGTTTTGGAGGACCGCGCCCAATTGCTGCGCGCGTCGCGCCCTCTCCGGGGGCGCGCCTGGTCCCGGGATTACCGCCGCGTGATGGACGAGGCCAGCCGCTGGATGGACCTGCCCGAGGCGGACCGCGCCCGCATGGCCCAATACGTCTACGACCTGATTCAATGGGGGGGGCCGTCCTACGCGCGCCGTTACCTGACGCGCCTGTGGGCGGTCTATAAAAAAGACACCCCCGCGCGCGGCCACCGCGCCACCCGCGCGGTGTTGGACAACCTGGCCCGGGTCATGGCCATCAAGGACGAAGTGTACGTGGCCCACCTCCTCACCTCGCCCGAAAAACGGCGTCGGGACCGTTCGCGCTACAACATCGATGAAAGCCGCGGCGACCGGCTCGAATACGTCCACCTCAACCGGCCCCGCTTCACGCTGTTCGGCCGGGACATTCAATTCGATTGGCGCTCCCGGGACTGGCAGTTGATGGTGATGAAGCGCCTGGGGGTGTTGCGGCGCCTGTTGCCCGCCTGGCACCGCCGCGAGCGGGAATTCCTGGAATGGTACGAGGGCGTGGTGGACGGGTTCAACCTTTTCACCGATGACGGGGCCTACGATCTTTATGTGGAAGCGCTGTCGGCCCCGGCCGAGGCGAAGGGTTACCGGGAGATCCGGTACCCCAAGATGGACGCCGTTCGTTCCCGGGTCGAGGAACTGCGGGCGCGCTGGAACGCCCGCGTCCCCGCGGGGGCGGCGCGCTCCGCCCAAAAATAG